One window of the Maylandia zebra isolate NMK-2024a linkage group LG19, Mzebra_GT3a, whole genome shotgun sequence genome contains the following:
- the LOC143414072 gene encoding G-protein coupled receptor 4-like: MDSTITNNTNSCTANSSVQRYMYPTAYSLFFSVGFPANCLSLYVAWMLMKKGNSMAVYLVSLCISDLLYTVTLPIWIVQAMGQHIGDELCNLMAVIMYNSFFVGSGLLCCICADRYLAVVYPLHFNWIREVRTAVLVSIAVWALEIALHIVLLHHMGALQASRYLCDQQIPMTQEDAAVALTRFALSFLVPTFIMTFCYHNIMRSIKCNTSIQVEDRRKVGWLLLLLLLTYIVSFMPYQLVMLLRAILEPGSCVWATRLKSAFMVTVATTTLNSTLDPIIYCLINESAKTEIKKTAQNVRWLFMRGKHSDSSV, translated from the coding sequence ATGGACTCGACGATCACCAACAACACAAACTCATGCACGGCTAACTCCTCGGTGCAGAGGTACATGTATCCAACGGCGtactctcttttttttagtgTGGGCTTTCCAGCCAACTGCCTGTCTCTGTATGTGGCCTGGATGCTGATGAAGAAGGGGAACAGCATGGCAGTCTATCTTGTCAGCCTGTGCATTTCTGACCTACTATACACAGTCACTCTGCCTATTTGGATAGTACAGGCCATGGGGCAACACATAGGTGACGAACTTTGCAACCTCATGGCTGTAATCATGTACAACAGCTTTTTTGTTGGTTCTGGTCTCCTTTGCTGCATCTGTGCTGATCGCTATCTGGCAGTGGTCTACCCACTCCACTTTAACTGGATCAGGGAGGTGAGGACAGCAGTGCTTGTGAGTATAGCTGTCTGGGCTTTGGAGATTGCCCTCCACATTGTCTTACTTCACCACATGGGGGCGCTGCAAGCTTCAAGATACTTGTGTGATCAGCAGATACCCATGACACAAGAAGATGCCGCTGTTGCCCTTACAAGGTTCGCCTTGAGTTTCTTGGTTCCTACCTTCATCATGACTTTTTGCTATCATAACATCATGCGCTCTATCAAATGTAACACCTCCATCCAAGTGGAAGACCGCAGGAAAGTGGGATGGCTGTTATTGCTACTCCTTCTAACCTACATAGTGTCTTTTATGCCCTACCAGTTGGTCATGCTGCTCAGGGCTATACTGGAGCCTGGGTCCTGCGTCTGGGCAACTAGGCTCAAAAGTGCATTCATGGTGACAGTTGCCACCACAACGCTAAACAGTACACTGGATCCTATAATATACTGTCTAATCAATGAGAGCGCAAAGACAGAGATTAAGAAAACTGCACAAAATGTGAGGTGGCTTTTTATGCGTGGAAAGCACAGTGATAGCTCTGTTTGA